The following proteins are encoded in a genomic region of Rubrobacter xylanophilus DSM 9941:
- the murJ gene encoding murein biosynthesis integral membrane protein MurJ: protein MAAMLRSIFTMSAATALSRLTGFVRTMVQAAAVGTGTVVAEAYTVSNTLPNQIYELFMGGLLSSIFIPLLVERLSRHGEEDARRLTGALLNLIVPSLAAVAALGIVFAGPIIRLATDWTGSGNLPPERARETTELAVLLFRVFALQIVFYGIGALATGVLNAHRRFFLPTFAPVLNNLAVIASFAGYAALAPHRPLAAVYLLAAGTTLGVAAMSLVLVPQALRLGYRPQPVAWHPSLLPAARLAGPMLVFVAAAVGVQAAANFFGSAFSGASDLWYAFMIFQLPYGVFAVAIATALVPELAERHARGDAAGFREDLSFGLRTMAFIMVPAAVGMVALSHPIVGLLYERGGFDPADTEEVSGLLAAYGLGLLGYAGYFILVRAFYARQNTRTPAALNVVLLLLYVALAHLLSSALGLAGVALAFSASYTALALALLAAMRREVKRVDGARMARSLLRILAAGAVMYAAARGVLLATGTGESLAERALALALGGGLSLAAYLAAAYALRVEELRSAVALLRHRSVRAAR, encoded by the coding sequence ATGGCTGCCATGCTCAGGTCCATCTTCACCATGTCGGCGGCGACGGCGCTCTCCCGCCTCACCGGCTTTGTCCGGACGATGGTGCAGGCGGCGGCGGTGGGGACGGGGACGGTGGTGGCCGAGGCCTACACCGTCTCCAACACGCTGCCGAACCAGATCTACGAGCTGTTCATGGGCGGACTGCTCTCCTCGATCTTCATCCCGCTGCTGGTGGAGCGGCTCTCCCGGCACGGGGAGGAGGACGCCCGGCGCCTCACCGGCGCGCTGCTGAACCTGATCGTCCCCTCGCTCGCCGCCGTCGCCGCACTCGGGATCGTCTTCGCCGGCCCGATCATAAGGCTGGCCACGGACTGGACGGGCTCGGGGAACCTCCCCCCGGAGCGCGCCCGGGAGACGACGGAGCTCGCGGTGCTGCTGTTCAGGGTCTTCGCCCTGCAGATCGTCTTCTACGGCATCGGGGCCCTGGCGACCGGGGTCCTGAACGCCCACCGGCGCTTCTTTCTGCCCACCTTCGCCCCCGTACTGAACAATCTGGCGGTCATCGCTTCCTTTGCGGGGTACGCCGCCCTCGCCCCCCACCGGCCGCTCGCCGCCGTCTACCTGCTGGCCGCGGGCACGACCCTCGGGGTGGCGGCGATGTCGCTCGTGCTGGTGCCCCAGGCGCTGCGCCTCGGGTACCGGCCGCAACCGGTGGCTTGGCACCCCTCGCTGCTGCCGGCGGCGCGGCTCGCCGGCCCCATGCTCGTCTTCGTCGCCGCCGCGGTCGGGGTGCAGGCGGCGGCGAACTTCTTCGGCTCCGCCTTCAGCGGCGCCTCCGACCTCTGGTACGCCTTCATGATCTTCCAGCTGCCCTACGGGGTCTTCGCGGTCGCGATCGCCACCGCCCTCGTCCCGGAGCTCGCCGAGCGCCACGCCCGGGGGGACGCGGCGGGCTTCCGGGAGGACCTCTCCTTCGGCCTGCGCACGATGGCGTTCATCATGGTCCCGGCCGCCGTGGGGATGGTGGCCCTCTCCCACCCGATAGTCGGCCTGCTCTACGAGCGCGGGGGCTTCGACCCCGCGGACACGGAGGAGGTCTCGGGGCTCTTGGCCGCCTACGGCCTCGGGCTCCTGGGGTACGCGGGCTACTTCATCCTGGTCCGCGCCTTCTACGCGCGCCAGAACACCCGCACCCCCGCGGCCCTGAACGTGGTCCTGCTGCTCCTCTACGTGGCCCTCGCCCACCTCCTCTCCTCGGCGCTCGGGCTCGCGGGCGTGGCGCTGGCCTTCTCCGCCTCCTACACCGCGCTCGCGCTCGCCCTGCTCGCCGCCATGCGCCGGGAGGTGAAGCGGGTGGACGGGGCGCGGATGGCCCGCTCCCTCCTCAGGATCCTCGCGGCGGGGGCGGTGATGTACGCCGCCGCCCGGGGGGTGCTGCTCGCGACGGGGACGGGCGAGAGCCTGGCCGAGAGGGCGCTCGCGCTCGCCCTCGGAGGGGGGCTCTCCCTCGCCGCCTACCTGGCCGCGGCCTATGCCCTCCGGGTCGAGGAGCTACGCTCGGCGGTGGCCCTGCTGCGCCACCGCTCGGTGCGGGCCGCCCGCTAG
- a CDS encoding luciferase family protein: protein MNRELLESLEGEVLGWPGVVGERGDGITVYRYGRRQIGHVHHDGVADLPFPREVHERLVSEGRAEPHRGGFRGVVSYRLRSPEDVPGAVALFRMGYERARAAAERRAAGQG from the coding sequence ATGAACCGCGAACTGCTGGAGTCGCTGGAGGGCGAGGTGCTCGGCTGGCCCGGGGTGGTCGGAGAGCGGGGAGACGGCATCACCGTCTACCGGTACGGGCGGCGCCAGATCGGGCACGTCCACCACGACGGGGTCGCCGACCTGCCGTTCCCGAGGGAGGTCCACGAGAGGCTCGTCTCGGAGGGCCGCGCGGAGCCGCACCGGGGCGGCTTCCGGGGCGTGGTGAGCTACCGCCTCCGCTCCCCGGAGGACGTGCCCGGGGCCGTGGCGCTCTTCCGGATGGGCTACGAGCGGGCGAGGGCGGCGGCCGAGCGGCGCGCCGCCGGGCAGGGGTAG
- a CDS encoding biotin--[acetyl-CoA-carboxylase] ligase, which translates to MDGTRDTGFPDGASVEALGSPLARRAEVHGSLPSTQERARELARAGAGHGTAVLARVQTGGRGRLGRYWASPPGGLWMSLVLRPGLAPGAAHRITPAAAVAGAKALWELGVEARIKWPNDLLVGGRKVCGILAETVAAGGEGLCAVLGIGLNANLDPEQTGSAAATTLRRELGRDVDLLQLLGLLLGCLEVELGRVGGEFRAVLEDWRALECTLGRRVRVRRLGGVLEGTAVDLGPEGALLVRTSSGTVEVFEGEVERLQGEFL; encoded by the coding sequence ATGGACGGGACGCGCGACACCGGTTTTCCCGACGGGGCCTCCGTCGAGGCCCTGGGCAGCCCGCTGGCCCGGCGGGCCGAGGTCCACGGGTCGCTCCCCTCCACCCAGGAGCGCGCGCGGGAGCTGGCCCGCGCGGGGGCGGGGCACGGTACGGCGGTGCTCGCCCGGGTGCAGACCGGCGGCCGGGGGCGTCTCGGGCGCTACTGGGCCTCGCCGCCGGGCGGTCTCTGGATGTCGCTCGTGCTGCGCCCGGGGCTGGCTCCGGGCGCGGCGCACAGGATCACGCCGGCCGCGGCCGTCGCCGGGGCGAAGGCCCTCTGGGAGCTGGGGGTCGAGGCCCGCATAAAGTGGCCCAACGACCTCCTCGTGGGGGGGCGAAAGGTCTGCGGCATCCTCGCCGAGACGGTGGCCGCCGGGGGGGAGGGTCTGTGCGCGGTGCTCGGCATCGGGCTCAACGCCAACCTGGACCCGGAGCAGACCGGCTCCGCCGCGGCGACCACCCTCCGCCGGGAGCTGGGGCGCGACGTGGACCTCCTGCAGCTCCTCGGGCTGCTGCTCGGCTGCCTGGAGGTCGAGCTCGGGCGCGTCGGGGGGGAGTTCCGCGCCGTGCTGGAGGACTGGCGGGCGCTCGAGTGCACGCTGGGCAGGAGGGTGCGGGTGCGGCGGCTCGGCGGCGTCCTGGAGGGGACGGCGGTCGACCTCGGCCCCGAGGGCGCGCTGCTGGTCAGGACCTCCTCCGGGACGGTGGAGGTCTTCGAGGGCGAGGTCGAGCGGTTGCAGGGGGAGTTTCTCTAG
- a CDS encoding RrF2 family transcriptional regulator, which yields MRLELSSEGRYALRALIYLARVNRRVTADTISADTGIPRRLLARVLAKLSRARLVRSSEGRGGGSELARSPEQITLREAVEAIEGPFEVTRCIMEERACGTGAPCAMHEAWEEGQEAILDYLQGQTLSEFVSQTAAAVRPEG from the coding sequence ATGAGGCTCGAGCTCTCCAGCGAGGGCCGCTACGCGCTGCGCGCCCTGATCTACCTGGCCCGCGTCAACCGGAGGGTGACGGCGGACACCATCTCCGCGGATACCGGCATCCCGCGCAGGCTTCTGGCCCGGGTGCTGGCCAAGCTCTCCCGCGCGCGGCTGGTCCGCAGCAGCGAGGGCCGGGGCGGGGGCTCGGAGCTCGCCCGCTCTCCCGAGCAGATCACGCTGCGGGAGGCCGTGGAGGCCATCGAGGGGCCCTTCGAGGTGACACGCTGCATCATGGAGGAGCGGGCCTGCGGCACCGGGGCCCCGTGCGCGATGCACGAGGCCTGGGAGGAGGGGCAGGAGGCCATCCTGGACTACCTGCAAGGGCAGACCCTCTCCGAGTTCGTCTCCCAGACCGCGGCGGCCGTGCGTCCGGAGGGCTAG
- a CDS encoding SDR family NAD(P)-dependent oxidoreductase — protein MDDPGPRTALITGASRGLGLALARHLAGRGWRLLIDARGAGALERARTELAGRTEVVAVPGDVTDARHRRALAEAARALGGLDAVVNNAGILGPSPQPALLDYPLDALEEVYRTNVLAPLGVLQAVRGELRPGARIINVTSDAAVEPYPGWGGYGSAKAALEQLSSILAAENPDLRVYQADPGDMRTAMHQAAFPGEDISDRPPPENSAPGLVALLEGDLPGGRYRVAEIPTEGAAQVGAQDGAREGAPGGVRELRVALAVEDFERAASLYGEALGLELVESWDRPDGRGAIFAAGRATVEVLDPGSARSVDLIEAGGPVSGPVRLALRVPDVEAASEALLGAGLEPEGGPVSTPWGDLNRRLRTPEGLQLTLFRPADEKERV, from the coding sequence ATGGACGACCCAGGACCACGCACCGCCCTTATCACCGGAGCCTCCCGCGGGCTCGGGCTCGCTCTCGCCCGGCACCTCGCCGGGCGCGGCTGGCGCCTCCTCATAGACGCCCGCGGCGCCGGGGCGCTCGAGAGGGCCCGCACGGAGCTGGCCGGGAGGACGGAGGTCGTCGCCGTCCCCGGCGACGTGACCGACGCGCGTCACCGCCGGGCGCTCGCCGAGGCGGCCCGCGCCCTCGGCGGCCTCGACGCCGTCGTCAACAACGCCGGCATCCTCGGCCCGAGCCCGCAGCCCGCCCTGCTGGACTACCCCCTCGACGCGCTGGAGGAGGTCTACCGGACAAACGTCCTCGCCCCGCTCGGCGTGCTGCAGGCGGTCCGGGGGGAGCTTAGACCGGGCGCGCGCATAATCAACGTCACGAGCGACGCCGCGGTGGAGCCCTACCCCGGCTGGGGAGGCTACGGCTCGGCGAAGGCCGCCCTCGAGCAGCTCTCCAGCATACTCGCCGCCGAGAACCCGGACCTGCGCGTCTACCAGGCCGACCCCGGCGACATGCGCACCGCGATGCACCAGGCGGCGTTCCCCGGCGAGGACATAAGCGACCGGCCACCGCCGGAGAACAGCGCGCCGGGGCTCGTCGCCCTGCTCGAGGGGGACCTCCCGGGCGGCCGCTACCGGGTGGCGGAGATCCCCACGGAGGGCGCGGCGCAGGTCGGGGCGCAAGACGGGGCTCGAGAAGGTGCGCCGGGCGGCGTCCGGGAGCTGCGGGTGGCGCTCGCGGTCGAGGACTTCGAGCGAGCCGCCTCGCTCTACGGCGAGGCGCTCGGGCTGGAGCTCGTCGAGAGCTGGGACCGCCCCGACGGGCGAGGCGCGATCTTCGCCGCGGGCCGGGCGACCGTCGAGGTACTCGACCCCGGGTCGGCGAGGAGCGTGGACCTCATCGAGGCCGGAGGCCCGGTCTCCGGTCCCGTACGCCTCGCCCTGCGCGTCCCGGACGTAGAGGCGGCCTCGGAGGCCCTGCTCGGGGCAGGGCTCGAGCCCGAGGGCGGCCCCGTCTCGACGCCGTGGGGAGACCTCAACCGCAGGCTGCGAACGCCGGAGGGGCTGCAACTGACCCTCTTCCGGCCCGCCGACGAGAAGGAGCGAGTTTGA
- a CDS encoding DedA family protein: protein MIEALANFLRSIPHSPGGLLSFITGLLLAHGYLVVFLGAALDNFGLPSSGDIVLFAGGWLANTSPRVDLPFIMLAGFCGALVSDNSVYWVGRIGGRPLISRVLKMRFLHFLINERSLTKAERYFEGHGGKTVFAGRFGPGLRSMTPLFAGVSRMNYYRFLPYNLAAVTLWSVAYSLVGYVFGEYWDELLTAARSFGYGVVALVALALGLYAYRRARKRRRRP, encoded by the coding sequence GTGATAGAGGCCCTGGCAAACTTTCTCCGTTCGATCCCCCACTCCCCGGGGGGCCTCCTCTCCTTCATCACCGGCCTGCTCCTCGCCCACGGCTACCTGGTGGTCTTTCTGGGGGCGGCGCTGGACAACTTCGGGCTGCCCTCCTCGGGGGACATAGTCCTCTTCGCCGGGGGCTGGCTCGCCAACACCAGCCCGCGGGTCGACCTTCCGTTCATCATGCTCGCGGGCTTCTGCGGCGCGCTGGTCTCGGACAACTCGGTCTACTGGGTCGGCAGGATCGGCGGGCGGCCGCTCATCTCGCGCGTCCTCAAGATGCGCTTCCTGCACTTCCTGATCAACGAGCGAAGCCTCACGAAGGCCGAGCGGTACTTCGAGGGCCACGGCGGCAAGACGGTCTTCGCCGGGCGCTTCGGCCCCGGGCTCAGGAGCATGACCCCGCTCTTCGCCGGGGTCTCCCGGATGAACTACTACCGCTTTCTGCCCTACAACCTCGCGGCGGTCACCCTCTGGTCGGTGGCCTACTCGCTCGTGGGCTACGTGTTCGGCGAGTACTGGGACGAGCTCTTGACCGCGGCCCGTTCCTTCGGCTACGGGGTGGTGGCGCTCGTGGCGCTCGCGCTCGGGCTCTACGCCTACCGGCGCGCCAGAAAGCGCCGGCGGAGGCCCTAG
- a CDS encoding S-adenosylmethionine:tRNA ribosyltransferase-isomerase, whose translation MNLLTEKPVNERFAPAPEPMDFRLPPELEASEPPEARGLERDAVRLMVSRPGGGVAHARFRDLPRFLEPGDLLVVNTSGTMKAALDARREDGAPLELRLSTRLPAGLWTVELRRPAGGATEPFGGASAGEVLRLPGSGRAALHARYRHAGGAESPRLWVATLDLPAPLGEYLERHGRPIRYGYVGEEWPIGYYRTAYATEDGSAEMPSAGRAFTPEVITRLVARGVQVAPLVLHTGVSSLESDEPPYEEFYRVPPETARLANMAREAGGRVVAVGTTVVRALETVSDGRGVVHPGEGWTGLVVTPERGVRAVDALVTGLHEPRSSHLAMLEAVAGREHLRLAYDEALKERYLWHEFGDLHLILRF comes from the coding sequence TTGAACCTTCTGACGGAGAAGCCGGTGAACGAACGCTTCGCGCCCGCACCGGAGCCGATGGACTTCCGCCTGCCGCCGGAGCTCGAGGCCTCCGAGCCGCCGGAGGCGCGGGGCCTCGAGCGCGACGCGGTGCGCCTGATGGTCTCGCGCCCCGGCGGCGGGGTGGCCCACGCCCGCTTCCGAGACCTGCCGCGGTTCCTGGAGCCGGGGGACCTCCTCGTCGTCAACACGAGCGGCACCATGAAGGCCGCGCTCGACGCCCGGCGGGAGGACGGCGCGCCGCTGGAGCTGCGCCTCTCCACCCGGCTGCCCGCCGGGCTGTGGACCGTGGAGCTGCGCCGGCCCGCAGGCGGCGCCACCGAGCCCTTCGGGGGAGCCTCGGCCGGCGAGGTGCTGCGCCTGCCGGGGAGCGGGAGAGCGGCCCTGCACGCGCGCTACAGGCACGCCGGCGGGGCGGAGAGCCCGCGGCTGTGGGTGGCGACGCTGGACCTGCCGGCCCCTCTCGGAGAGTACCTCGAGCGGCACGGGCGGCCCATCCGCTACGGCTACGTCGGCGAGGAGTGGCCGATAGGCTACTACCGCACCGCCTACGCCACGGAGGACGGCAGCGCAGAGATGCCCTCGGCGGGCCGGGCGTTCACGCCGGAGGTGATCACGCGCCTCGTCGCGCGCGGGGTGCAGGTCGCGCCCCTCGTGCTGCACACCGGCGTCTCGAGCCTCGAGAGCGACGAGCCGCCCTACGAGGAGTTCTACCGCGTCCCGCCCGAAACTGCGCGCCTGGCGAACATGGCGCGGGAGGCCGGCGGTCGCGTCGTCGCCGTCGGCACGACGGTGGTGCGGGCCCTCGAGACGGTATCGGACGGGCGCGGGGTCGTCCATCCCGGCGAGGGCTGGACCGGCCTCGTAGTCACCCCAGAGCGCGGCGTGCGCGCGGTGGACGCCCTCGTCACGGGGCTGCACGAGCCGCGCTCCTCGCACCTCGCGATGCTGGAGGCCGTCGCCGGGAGAGAGCACCTGCGCCTCGCCTACGACGAGGCCCTGAAGGAGCGCTACCTCTGGCACGAGTTCGGGGACCTGCACCTCATCCTGCGCTTCTAG
- a CDS encoding MBL fold metallo-hydrolase, translating to MERVTHVPGHTPGATAFLWETGEHRVLFTGDTVFFARGRWRAAVLDGVSDRERYVESLELLRSLEFDTVVPGIAPAGEPFYETVEGAEARRRIGEIAGRLRRGESG from the coding sequence ATGGAGAGGGTGACGCACGTCCCCGGGCACACGCCCGGGGCAACGGCCTTCCTGTGGGAGACCGGGGAGCACCGCGTCCTGTTCACCGGCGACACGGTCTTCTTCGCCCGGGGCCGGTGGAGGGCCGCGGTGCTCGACGGGGTCAGCGACCGGGAGAGGTACGTCGAGAGCCTCGAGCTGCTCCGCTCCCTCGAGTTCGACACGGTCGTGCCCGGCATCGCGCCCGCCGGAGAACCCTTCTACGAGACCGTCGAGGGGGCGGAGGCCCGGCGGCGCATAGGCGAGATCGCCGGGAGGCTCCGCCGCGGCGAGAGCGGCTGA
- a CDS encoding response regulator, with protein sequence MEGIRILVADDHPMLREGLSAVLGTRPGFEVVGEAGDGEEVLRLASGLRPDVVLLDLEMPGTGGVEVLRRLRGLDDPPKVVVFTAYDDERLLEALREGARGCLLKGASRTEIFDAVRTVHAGGSVIPPEITARVLKEMRGESEPLTPRELEVLRLVARGLTNREVARALFISERTVKFHVSSLLAKLRAENRTQAVAIARERGLLRA encoded by the coding sequence GTGGAGGGGATCCGCATCCTCGTCGCCGACGACCACCCCATGCTGCGCGAGGGGCTCTCGGCCGTGCTGGGCACCCGCCCCGGCTTCGAGGTCGTGGGAGAGGCCGGGGACGGCGAGGAGGTCCTGCGGCTGGCCTCCGGGCTGCGCCCGGACGTAGTGCTCCTGGACCTGGAGATGCCCGGCACCGGCGGCGTCGAGGTCCTGCGGCGGCTGCGCGGGCTCGACGACCCGCCGAAGGTCGTGGTCTTCACCGCCTACGACGACGAGCGCCTCCTCGAGGCGCTGCGCGAAGGGGCTCGGGGGTGCCTGCTCAAGGGCGCCTCGCGGACCGAGATCTTCGACGCCGTGCGCACCGTCCACGCGGGGGGCTCCGTGATCCCGCCGGAGATAACGGCTCGAGTCCTGAAGGAGATGCGCGGCGAGAGCGAGCCCCTGACGCCGCGGGAGCTGGAGGTGCTCCGGCTGGTCGCCCGCGGGCTGACCAACCGCGAGGTGGCGAGGGCGTTGTTTATCAGCGAGCGGACGGTGAAGTTCCACGTCTCCTCGCTGCTGGCGAAGCTCCGGGCGGAAAACCGCACCCAGGCCGTGGCCATCGCCCGCGAGCGCGGCCTGCTGCGCGCCTGA
- a CDS encoding cupin domain-containing protein: MEEAVFLDLARAAAEAGDRRGAVWTLAGSGELNANLLRFPAGGGVEEHVNEAVDVLLVGVSGEGAVRVGAEEHRLRPGTLVVVPKGARRSLRGLSADFSCLSVHRRRGPLLPGRRAPGPG; encoded by the coding sequence GTGGAAGAGGCCGTCTTTCTGGACCTGGCGCGAGCGGCCGCGGAGGCCGGGGACCGCCGGGGTGCGGTGTGGACGCTCGCCGGCTCCGGGGAGCTGAACGCCAACCTCCTGCGCTTCCCGGCCGGCGGCGGGGTGGAGGAGCACGTCAACGAAGCGGTGGACGTCCTGCTGGTAGGCGTCTCCGGGGAGGGGGCGGTGAGGGTCGGCGCCGAGGAGCACCGGCTGCGCCCGGGGACGCTCGTCGTGGTCCCCAAGGGGGCCAGGCGGAGCCTGCGCGGCCTCTCCGCGGACTTCTCCTGCCTGAGCGTCCACCGCAGGCGGGGCCCCCTCCTCCCGGGACGAAGGGCCCCCGGCCCAGGCTAG
- a CDS encoding GAF domain-containing sensor histidine kinase, producing the protein MTSPGEEGPETQDLERRNRELAAVNAVARELNRSVDLQEALRFTLARVAELLGLKTGWVWLMDGGEPYLAATMNLPSVLAENPPLMDGSRYCYCLDTYKKGDLLEGAANVNVLACSRLSGLVDGTDGLRYHASIPLYSGETKLGVMNVASHDWRSLSREDLRLLYTIGDLLSIAVERARLFARSALLGASEERNRLAREIHDTIAQGLAATALRLETAEALLEAGSPAEARKEISRALALTRTNLEEARRSVLDLRAAPLEGRSLAEALALLAESQERESGIPVRFRAVNGARPLPPRVETGLYRICQEALNNAARHAEASRIEVLLTLTPGEARLRVEDDGRGLDPSPAPPGRHGILGMRERARLLGGRLEISEAPGGGARVEAAVPLEG; encoded by the coding sequence GTGACCAGCCCCGGAGAGGAAGGGCCAGAGACGCAGGATCTCGAGCGACGCAACCGCGAGCTTGCCGCCGTCAACGCCGTCGCCCGGGAGCTCAACCGCTCCGTGGACCTGCAGGAGGCGCTCCGGTTCACCCTCGCGCGGGTCGCCGAGCTCCTGGGACTAAAGACCGGCTGGGTCTGGCTGATGGACGGCGGGGAGCCCTACCTGGCCGCCACCATGAACCTCCCCTCGGTCCTGGCGGAGAACCCGCCGCTGATGGACGGCTCGCGCTACTGCTACTGCCTCGACACCTACAAAAAAGGCGACCTCCTGGAGGGGGCGGCGAACGTGAACGTCCTGGCTTGCAGCCGGCTCTCGGGGCTGGTGGACGGCACCGACGGCCTGCGCTACCACGCGAGCATCCCCCTCTACTCGGGAGAGACGAAGCTCGGCGTGATGAACGTCGCCAGCCACGACTGGCGCAGCCTCTCGCGGGAAGACCTGCGGCTCCTGTACACCATAGGCGACCTGCTGAGCATCGCCGTGGAGCGGGCCCGCCTCTTCGCCCGCAGCGCCCTGCTCGGGGCCTCCGAGGAGCGCAACCGGCTGGCGCGCGAGATCCACGACACCATAGCCCAGGGCCTGGCGGCGACGGCGCTCCGGCTGGAGACGGCGGAGGCGCTGCTGGAGGCCGGCTCCCCCGCGGAGGCCAGGAAGGAGATCTCCCGCGCCCTCGCCCTCACCCGGACGAACCTGGAGGAGGCCCGCCGTTCGGTGCTGGACCTCCGGGCCGCCCCGCTGGAGGGGCGCTCCCTCGCCGAGGCGCTCGCCCTGCTGGCCGAGAGCCAGGAGCGTGAGAGCGGCATCCCCGTCCGCTTCCGCGCCGTCAACGGCGCGCGGCCCCTGCCGCCGCGGGTGGAGACGGGGCTGTACCGCATCTGCCAGGAGGCCCTGAACAACGCCGCCCGGCACGCGGAGGCCAGCCGGATAGAGGTGCTCCTCACCCTGACCCCCGGGGAGGCCCGGCTGCGGGTGGAGGACGACGGCCGGGGCCTCGACCCCTCCCCCGCGCCGCCCGGGCGGCACGGGATCCTGGGCATGCGGGAGCGGGCCCGGCTTCTCGGGGGACGGCTCGAGATCTCCGAAGCCCCCGGGGGAGGCGCGCGGGTGGAGGCGGCGGTGCCTCTGGAGGGGTAG
- a CDS encoding GlsB/YeaQ/YmgE family stress response membrane protein, protein MGVISWIVVGLIAGLLAKLLMPGDDPGGLIITTILGMAGALVGGFLVGLLGGAGVTGFNIWSVLVATLGAVILLAVYRALLGGRRRV, encoded by the coding sequence ATGGGCGTCATAAGCTGGATCGTGGTGGGCCTCATCGCCGGGCTTCTCGCCAAGCTGCTGATGCCCGGCGACGACCCGGGCGGCCTGATCATCACCACCATCCTCGGGATGGCCGGCGCGCTGGTGGGCGGCTTCCTGGTCGGGTTGCTCGGCGGGGCGGGGGTCACCGGCTTCAACATCTGGTCGGTACTGGTGGCCACGCTGGGGGCCGTCATCCTGCTGGCGGTCTACCGGGCGCTGCTCGGGGGGCGCCGCAGGGTCTAG
- a CDS encoding universal stress protein, with amino-acid sequence MSFFPRRILLATDGSREAGLAARAAAELAGKTGSALHLVYVLPTALHPPYPHFFQRERLESEMGKLREEARGFLERQRERLEAEGANVEEAHLREGRADEEIVRLAEEIGAGLIVVGSRGLTGLRRALMGSVSDSVVRHAHCPVLVVREDGG; translated from the coding sequence ATGAGCTTTTTTCCGAGGAGGATCCTGCTCGCCACCGACGGCTCGCGCGAGGCGGGGCTTGCGGCCCGGGCGGCCGCGGAGCTCGCCGGGAAGACCGGCTCCGCGCTGCACCTCGTCTACGTGCTGCCCACGGCCCTGCACCCGCCGTACCCGCACTTCTTCCAGCGCGAGCGGTTGGAGTCCGAGATGGGGAAGCTGCGGGAGGAGGCGCGCGGCTTTCTGGAGCGGCAGCGGGAGCGGCTCGAGGCCGAGGGGGCGAACGTGGAGGAGGCCCACCTCAGGGAGGGCCGGGCGGACGAGGAGATCGTGCGCCTCGCCGAGGAGATCGGCGCGGGGCTCATCGTGGTCGGCAGCCGCGGGCTGACCGGCCTGCGGCGGGCCCTGATGGGCAGCGTCTCGGACTCGGTGGTCCGCCACGCCCACTGCCCGGTGCTGGTGGTCCGGGAGGACGGGGGCTAG
- a CDS encoding DMT family transporter, giving the protein MASKGKTAILTELYLLLAVFFLGTNPVAVKLAVREIPPLPFVALRFVAAGLLLLAVARVFGGRGAPQARDLAALAGVGALGVGLNNVAFTLGVSMTTASDTALIYAAVPVWGMLLGLALGLERPERRGVAGVALAFLGVALIVWSGGGEAGSSLEGNLLVALATVCWGSYAVLSLPLLRAYPPVVVAAYTMLFGGLAAVPAALPGLLEPGWLGAGGTAWAATAYSTLLVAAFGFWAWQRGVSQTGANRVLVYQYLITLVGVASGVVLLGEGLSPARLAGGAVVLAGVYLARRRPE; this is encoded by the coding sequence GTGGCCTCCAAGGGCAAGACAGCGATCCTCACGGAGCTCTACCTGCTCCTTGCGGTCTTCTTCCTCGGCACCAACCCGGTGGCCGTGAAGCTAGCGGTGCGGGAGATCCCGCCGCTGCCGTTCGTGGCGCTGCGCTTCGTGGCTGCGGGGCTCTTGCTGCTCGCGGTGGCCCGGGTCTTCGGCGGGCGCGGGGCGCCGCAGGCGAGGGATCTCGCGGCCCTCGCCGGGGTGGGGGCGCTGGGGGTGGGCCTGAACAACGTGGCCTTCACGCTCGGGGTGAGCATGACCACGGCCTCCGACACGGCGCTCATCTACGCCGCCGTGCCGGTGTGGGGGATGCTGCTCGGGCTGGCTCTGGGGCTGGAGCGGCCGGAGCGGCGGGGCGTTGCGGGGGTGGCGCTGGCCTTCCTCGGGGTGGCGCTCATCGTGTGGTCGGGGGGCGGGGAGGCGGGCTCCAGCCTGGAGGGGAACCTGCTGGTGGCTCTGGCCACCGTCTGCTGGGGTTCGTACGCGGTGCTCTCGCTTCCCCTGCTGCGGGCCTACCCGCCGGTGGTGGTGGCGGCCTACACCATGCTCTTCGGGGGGCTCGCGGCCGTCCCGGCGGCCCTCCCCGGGCTGCTGGAGCCCGGCTGGCTCGGGGCCGGGGGGACGGCGTGGGCGGCCACCGCCTACTCCACCCTGCTCGTCGCGGCCTTCGGGTTCTGGGCCTGGCAGCGGGGCGTCTCGCAGACCGGGGCCAACCGGGTGCTGGTGTACCAGTACCTCATCACGCTGGTCGGCGTGGCCTCCGGCGTGGTCCTCCTCGGCGAGGGGCTCTCGCCGGCGAGGCTCGCCGGCGGGGCGGTGGTCCTGGCCGGGGTGTACCTGGCGCGGCGGCGTCCGGAGTAG